From a region of the Sander lucioperca isolate FBNREF2018 chromosome 8, SLUC_FBN_1.2, whole genome shotgun sequence genome:
- the si:rp71-68n21.9 gene encoding kelch-like protein 9, with protein sequence MGGSGDDSGPGRLSRRLSRLGSRHQSRDPPRPPAQPERLPAPPDGPVQQDDRPSPPAPAPTPPPAPAPAPAPLPSPVEMPPKRPDKSTKPKLPPRPLSKVFSSTDHGAAVLQGFDAFRADDTLCDVVLVPGDSTDTFPVHRVIMASCSDYFKAMFTGGMREKEMKEIKLHGVTKSGLKNIIDFIYTSKVSLDMGNLQDTLEAANFLQIMPVLSFCNQLLSSEITIDNCVEVEHIATELLLEDVQLNIGEFVSQNLSALVECSRYLQLSETSMANALSNNSLKGFSEMELYHIAKGWLEHNSPSRRSSVYALMRHIRFPLMSPSELIQISQEEEEGGDSMMRSETASVNLLLEASNYQMMPFMQPALQTERTQIRSNDTHILALGGVMRQQLVVSRELRLYDEKTGYWRALKPMEVPRYQHGVALLGGFLFIVGGQSTYDTKGKTAIDSAYRYDPRFDKWLQIASLNEKRTFFHLSALKGKLFAVGGRNASGEIDTVECYNLKKNEWTFVNNMVEPHYGHAGTVHGDLMYISGGITRDTFQKELWCYDPVADTWSRRADMMELRGLHCMCTVGDRLYVMGGNHFRGSSDYDDVLGCECYSPETDQWTVVAPMSRGQSDVGVTVFNGQIYVVGGYSWNSRCMVDIVQRYDPEQDVWDRVFNVLEPLGGIRACTMTVHLPEGSVDEAQIQDCPLPTAKS encoded by the exons ATGGG GGGAAGTGGAGATGACAGCGGGCCAGGGAGGCTGAGCCGCAGATTGTCTCGCCTGGGCAGCAGGCATCAGTCCAGGGATCCTCCGAGACCCCCCGCTCAGCCGGAGAGACTTCCTGCTCCACCTGACGGACCTGTTcaacaag ATGACAGGCCTTCTCCACCAGCCCCTGCTCCAACTCCACCACCAGCTCCGGCTCCTGCTCCAGCTCCGCTGCCCTCACCCGTGGAAATGCCACCTAAACGCCCAGACAAATCCACAAAGCCCAAACTTCCCCCTCGGCCGCTGTCCAAGGTGTTCAGCAGCACTGACCATGGAGCAGCTGTTTTGCAG GGCTTTGATGCTTTTCGAGCAGATGACACTCTCTGTGATGTCGTCTTGGTTCCCGGGGACAGCACAGACACTTTCCCAGTCCACAGAGTCATTATGGCTTCATGCAGTGACTATTTCAAGGCAATGTTCACAG GAGGCATGAGAGAGAAGGAGATGAAAGAGATCAAGCTGCATGGGGTTACTAAGTCGGGTTTAAAGAACATTATAGACTTCATTTACACATCCAAAGTCAGCCTCGACATGGGTAATCTCCAGGACACGCTGGAGGCCGCAAACTTCTTGCAGATCATGCCTGTCCTGAGCTTCTGTAATCAGCTTCTGAGCAGTGAG ATCACTATTGATAATTGTGTGGAGGTGGAGCACATCGCCACAGAGCTGCTTCTGGAGGACGTTCAGCTGAATATAG GTGAGTTTGTGAGCCAGAACCTCTCAGCGTTGGTGGAGTGTAGCCGCTACCTCCAGCTCTCTGAAACCAGCATGGCCAACGCTCTGTCCAACAACTCCCTGAAGGGTTTTTCTGAGATGGAGCTCTACCACATCGCCAAAGGATGGCTTGAACACAACTCCCCCAGTCGCCGCTCCTCTGTCTATGCCTTGATGCGCCATATTCGCTTCCCACTGATGAGCCCTAGCGAGCTGATTCAGATCTcccaggaagaagaagagggaggagactCCATGATGCGCTCTGAGACGGCCTCTGTGAACCTCCTGCTGGAGGCCAGCAACTACCAGATGATGCCTTTCATGCAGCCAGCTCTGCAGACTGAACGCACACAAATACGCTCAAACGACACCCACATCCTGGCTCTGGGCGGTGTGATGCGACAGCAGCTGGTGGTGAGCCGGGAGCTGAGGCTGTATGATGAAAAGACGGGCTATTGGAGGGCCCTGAAGCCCATGGAGGTGCCGCGTTACCAGCATGGAGTGGCTCTTCTAGGCGGCTTCCTCTTTATTGTTGGAG GCCAGAGCACTTATGACACCAAGGGTAAGACGGCCATTGACAGCGCCTACCGCTACGACCCGCGCTTCGACAAGTGGCTGCAGATTGCTTCACTCAACGAGAAGAGGACTTTCTTCCACCTGAGCGCTCTGAAGGGGAAACTGTTTGCAGTCGGAGGAAGGAATGCCTCAGGAGAGATTG ACACGGTGGAGTGCTACAACCTGAAGAAAAATGAGTGGACATTTGTGAACAATATGGTGGAGCCTCACTATGGACACGCTGGCACAGTTCATGGGGACCTCATGTACATCTCAG GGGGCATCACCCGTGACACGTTCCAGAAAGAGCTTTGGTGTTACGATCCCGTCGCCGACACGTGGAGTCGTCGAGCCGACATGATGGAGCTCCGCGGCCTGCATTGCATGTGCACCGTAGGAGACAGACTCTACGTCATGGGCGGGAATCACTTCCGAGGCAGCAGCGACTATGACGACGTCCTGGGCTGCGAATGCTACAGCCCGGAGACAGACCAGTGGACGGTGGTGGCGCCGATGTCACGAGGCCAGAGCGATGTCGGCGTGACGGTGTTCAACGGGCAGATCTACGTGGTGGGAGGGTATTCCTGGAACAGCAGATGCATGGTTGACATTGTGCAGCGCTACGATCCAGAGCAGGATGTGTGGGACCGGGTGTTCAATGTGCTGGAGCCTCTGGGGGGGATTCGTGCCTGTACAATGACAGTTCATCTGCCAGAGGGGTCAGTGGATGAAGCTCAGATACAGGATTGCCCGCTGCCAACAGCGAAGAGCTGA